Proteins from a genomic interval of Mesobacillus sp. S13:
- a CDS encoding 5'-nucleotidase C-terminal domain-containing protein, which yields MFKKQWFALLTIFTLLVGYAVPIAQVVSAEESFITVEEAIATYNADPAAKPAPTVKGYIVGHVASTGTGDFEAPFKDDYNLLIADTPDQRDTTKLLSVQLTSGYRSQFGLATNPSIIGKEVVITGTLEYYYGFPGLKSPSAIHFYGEAPPPPPPFEGVKGLKIADIQGETHTSPYKDQKVEAVEGIVTHVVDNSNFFMQSATPDENSKTAEGILVYKTSHGAAVGDHVKVNGLVKEWVLDGYAEKLETDLAMTEINAIEGSVDKVSSGNELPAAVVMGKDVQPPTQVIDNDAFAEFDPQQDGIDFYESLEGMRIALENPTAVGPQKYGEIPVIIEKVEGKTYTDAGGTILSEDNSNPERFHLLTNDRDFVVKTGDSFNGTVTGVVSYGFGNYKVLVSELPQKVEGSNEREVATIVKADDELTVASYNIENFTGNDQEKVDKIAESIVNNLKTPDIIGLVEVQDNNGPTDDGTVDADKNYEALIAAIAAHNGPTYEWTDIAPENKVDGGQPGGNIRVGFIYNPERVTLNEGTKGSATQAVGYENGSLTLNPGRIDPTNAAFESSRKPLAAEFTFNGEEVIVIANHFNSKGGDQGLFGKHQPPVLGSETQRIEIANVVRGFIEDVLSKNADANVVVLGDLNDFEFSNPIQTLKGNILTNLVEMVPKAERYTYNYQGNAQVLDHILATNELAAGAEADIVHLNSQFMEAHGRVSDHDAVLAQFSFAPAVEEPFKLSVMHTNDSHANVEKYPRLTTAVNTVRETKPNALLLDAGDVFSGTLYFNKYLGLADMEFMNALGYDAMTLGNHEFDKDSTVLSNFIKAMEFPIVSANVNVKNDEILSPFFADEISASPVGGKIYPAIIKEVEGEKVGIFGLTTEDTVFLSSPSEDIVFEKAVDKANATVAALEAQGVNKIVLISHSGFNVEKALAEAVDGIDLLVGGHSHTKLEKPVLVEKDEPTVIVQANEYLNYLGVVDVTFNEDGVVTDFAGELLDTKTFEEDATAAARVKELAAPIEELKKTVIGQSEVVLDGARANVRTKETNLGNMIADGMLAKANEFEPTDIAIQNGGGIRASIDQGEVTLGEVHTVLPFQNLLVTMQLTGEEIWQALEHGVSGVETGEGRFLQVAGLQFKYDAYKQVGQRVWEVNVKTEDGFAPIELDKTYNVATNAFTANGGDGFTMLKKAKDEGRIHDLFVVDYEILSEYIEKNSPVAPAVEGRIVAELNPVFNLSVMHTNDSHANVEKYPRLTTAVKTVRETKPNALLLDAGDVFSGTLYFNKYLGLADMEFMNALGYDAMTLGNHEFDKDSQVLANFINAMEFPIVSANVNVTKDEILSPFFADEISASPEGGKIYPAIIKEVEGNKVGIFGLTTEDTVFLSSPSEDIEFEKAVDKANETIAALEAQGVNKIVLVSHSGFNVEKALAEAVDGIDLLVGGHSHTKLEKPVLVDKDEPTVIVQANEYLNYLGVVDVTFNAEGVVTGFEGELLDTKTFEEDATAAARVKELAAPIEELKKTVIGSSEVVLDGERANVRTKETNLGNLIADGMLAKANELEKEPVHIAIQNGGGIRASIDQGDVTLGEVHTVLPFQNLLVTMQLTGEEILLALEHSVGDVENAAGRFLQVAGLQFKYDPSKPAGERVWEVNVKTENGYQPLDLEATYSVATNAFTANGGDGFTMLKNAKDEGRIHDLFVVDYEILSEYITEHSPVAPTVEGRIIAEEMPVDEVMDGWYEDEEGNYYFYIDGEMVTGWEEIDGDWYFFNEDGIMQTGWEKVNGKWYYLNEDGAMESGWLQLGNRWYFLDEENGDAKLGWFKVGNKWYYFDEVKESGQMKTGWLKWNNKWYFLSADGDMQTGWEKVNGKWYFLAANGDMQTGWKKISGKWYFLNHKDGYMHTGWFKWNNKWYYLDTVNGDMETGWEKVNGKWYFLADSGVMMTGWVKSGTKWYYLYKDGSMAVNTVIDGYKIGKDGAWIK from the coding sequence ATGTTTAAGAAACAATGGTTCGCTCTATTGACAATCTTTACATTGTTAGTAGGGTACGCTGTTCCAATCGCTCAAGTTGTAAGTGCTGAGGAGAGCTTTATAACTGTTGAAGAGGCAATTGCAACCTATAATGCAGATCCAGCAGCAAAACCAGCACCTACAGTAAAAGGTTATATTGTAGGTCATGTTGCATCAACTGGAACGGGAGACTTTGAAGCTCCGTTCAAGGATGATTATAATTTGCTGATTGCTGATACTCCTGACCAAAGGGATACAACCAAACTATTATCTGTGCAATTAACTTCTGGTTACCGTTCACAGTTTGGGTTGGCAACAAATCCAAGCATTATCGGGAAAGAAGTGGTAATAACTGGTACTCTTGAATATTACTACGGATTTCCAGGGCTAAAGTCACCTTCAGCTATACACTTCTATGGAGAGGCTCCACCACCACCACCGCCTTTTGAAGGGGTTAAAGGATTAAAGATAGCGGATATTCAGGGTGAAACCCATACTTCTCCTTATAAGGATCAAAAGGTAGAAGCAGTAGAAGGAATTGTTACTCATGTAGTTGATAATTCGAATTTCTTTATGCAATCTGCTACTCCAGATGAAAACTCAAAGACTGCAGAAGGTATCCTTGTATATAAAACGAGCCATGGTGCTGCAGTAGGCGACCATGTAAAAGTCAATGGACTCGTAAAAGAATGGGTCCTTGATGGATATGCTGAAAAGTTAGAAACTGATCTTGCGATGACGGAAATTAATGCTATAGAAGGTTCTGTTGACAAAGTATCAAGTGGCAACGAACTTCCTGCAGCTGTCGTAATGGGTAAGGATGTACAACCTCCAACTCAAGTCATTGATAATGATGCTTTTGCTGAATTCGATCCACAGCAAGATGGAATCGATTTTTACGAAAGTCTTGAAGGTATGCGCATTGCACTTGAGAACCCAACTGCTGTTGGACCTCAAAAATATGGCGAAATTCCGGTAATCATCGAAAAGGTTGAAGGAAAGACTTACACGGATGCTGGCGGTACAATCCTTTCAGAGGATAACAGCAATCCGGAAAGATTCCACCTGTTGACTAATGACCGTGATTTCGTTGTCAAAACTGGTGACTCTTTCAATGGTACAGTAACTGGCGTAGTCAGCTACGGTTTTGGCAACTATAAAGTATTAGTTTCAGAGTTGCCGCAAAAAGTTGAAGGATCAAACGAACGTGAAGTAGCTACCATTGTTAAAGCTGACGATGAATTGACTGTCGCTTCATACAATATCGAAAACTTCACGGGAAATGACCAGGAAAAAGTAGATAAAATTGCTGAATCAATTGTAAATAATTTAAAAACTCCTGATATTATCGGACTTGTAGAAGTTCAGGATAATAATGGTCCAACAGATGATGGTACAGTTGACGCTGACAAAAACTATGAAGCTTTAATTGCGGCTATCGCAGCACATAACGGTCCGACATACGAATGGACTGACATCGCTCCAGAAAATAAGGTTGACGGTGGACAGCCAGGCGGAAACATCCGTGTTGGTTTCATCTACAACCCAGAACGCGTAACATTAAATGAAGGTACAAAAGGTAGTGCAACACAAGCAGTAGGTTACGAGAATGGTTCATTGACTCTTAACCCAGGAAGAATCGATCCTACAAACGCTGCCTTTGAAAGCAGCCGTAAGCCATTGGCAGCTGAATTCACTTTTAACGGTGAAGAAGTGATTGTGATTGCGAACCACTTCAACTCAAAAGGCGGAGACCAGGGTCTTTTCGGAAAGCACCAGCCTCCTGTACTTGGAAGTGAAACACAACGTATCGAAATCGCGAACGTTGTTAGAGGTTTCATTGAAGATGTTTTAAGCAAAAACGCAGACGCTAACGTAGTTGTGCTTGGTGACTTAAACGACTTTGAATTCTCTAACCCAATTCAAACGCTAAAAGGCAATATCTTAACAAATCTTGTTGAAATGGTGCCAAAAGCAGAACGTTATACGTATAACTATCAAGGTAATGCTCAAGTTCTTGACCATATCCTTGCAACAAACGAATTGGCTGCAGGTGCGGAAGCTGATATCGTACACCTTAACTCTCAATTCATGGAGGCACACGGACGTGTGAGTGACCATGATGCAGTATTAGCACAGTTCAGCTTTGCTCCAGCTGTAGAAGAGCCATTCAAGCTGTCTGTCATGCACACAAATGACAGCCACGCGAATGTTGAGAAATACCCAAGACTTACAACAGCTGTAAACACAGTAAGAGAAACTAAGCCAAATGCCCTTCTTTTAGACGCTGGGGACGTATTCTCTGGAACGCTTTACTTCAATAAGTATCTTGGCCTTGCAGACATGGAATTCATGAATGCTCTTGGCTATGATGCTATGACTCTTGGAAACCATGAGTTTGACAAGGATTCGACTGTTCTATCAAACTTCATTAAAGCGATGGAGTTCCCGATTGTAAGTGCGAACGTAAATGTAAAGAATGATGAAATCCTTTCTCCGTTTTTCGCTGATGAGATCAGTGCATCTCCAGTTGGAGGAAAAATCTACCCAGCGATCATCAAAGAAGTAGAAGGTGAAAAGGTTGGTATTTTCGGTTTGACAACTGAAGACACAGTTTTTCTTTCATCTCCTTCTGAAGATATCGTGTTTGAAAAAGCGGTAGATAAAGCAAATGCAACAGTAGCTGCCCTTGAAGCTCAAGGCGTGAATAAGATTGTCCTGATCTCTCACTCTGGCTTCAATGTGGAAAAAGCTTTAGCTGAAGCAGTAGACGGCATCGACCTTCTAGTCGGCGGCCACTCTCATACAAAGCTAGAAAAGCCTGTCCTCGTTGAAAAGGACGAGCCTACGGTAATCGTACAAGCGAATGAATACCTGAACTACCTTGGAGTCGTTGATGTAACCTTCAACGAAGACGGTGTAGTAACAGATTTCGCTGGTGAGCTATTGGATACCAAGACTTTCGAAGAAGATGCAACAGCTGCAGCTCGTGTGAAAGAATTGGCTGCTCCAATCGAGGAACTGAAAAAGACGGTCATCGGCCAGTCTGAAGTAGTCCTTGATGGTGCCCGTGCAAATGTACGTACAAAAGAAACAAACCTTGGTAACATGATTGCAGATGGCATGCTTGCAAAAGCGAATGAATTCGAACCAACTGATATTGCCATCCAAAACGGCGGCGGTATCCGCGCATCAATCGACCAGGGAGAAGTTACACTTGGAGAAGTCCACACAGTATTGCCATTCCAGAACCTGCTTGTAACTATGCAGTTAACAGGAGAAGAAATCTGGCAAGCTCTTGAGCATGGTGTAAGTGGAGTTGAAACAGGTGAAGGAAGATTCCTTCAGGTAGCAGGACTTCAGTTTAAATACGACGCATACAAGCAAGTTGGCCAGCGCGTTTGGGAAGTGAACGTAAAGACTGAAGATGGATTTGCTCCGATTGAATTGGACAAAACCTATAACGTAGCAACAAATGCATTCACAGCTAACGGTGGAGATGGCTTCACAATGCTTAAAAAGGCAAAGGATGAAGGTCGTATCCACGACTTGTTTGTGGTAGATTACGAAATCCTTTCTGAATACATTGAGAAGAATAGCCCGGTTGCCCCTGCTGTTGAAGGCAGAATCGTCGCAGAATTGAATCCGGTATTCAATTTGTCTGTCATGCATACAAATGACAGCCATGCGAATGTAGAGAAGTACCCAAGACTTACAACAGCTGTTAAGACAGTAAGAGAGACTAAGCCAAATGCTCTTCTTTTAGATGCTGGTGACGTATTCTCTGGAACACTTTACTTCAATAAGTATCTTGGTCTTGCAGACATGGAATTCATGAATGCTCTTGGCTATGATGCTATGACTCTTGGAAACCATGAGTTTGATAAGGATTCGCAAGTTCTAGCAAACTTCATTAACGCAATGGAGTTCCCAATCGTAAGTGCGAACGTAAATGTAACAAAGGATGAAATCCTTTCTCCATTCTTCGCGGATGAGATCAGCGCATCTCCAGAAGGCGGCAAGATCTATCCAGCGATCATCAAAGAGGTAGAAGGTAACAAGGTTGGTATTTTTGGTTTGACTACTGAAGATACTGTATTCCTTTCTTCTCCATCTGAAGATATTGAGTTTGAGAAAGCGGTAGACAAAGCAAATGAAACTATAGCTGCCCTTGAAGCTCAAGGCGTGAACAAGATTGTACTTGTTTCACACTCAGGCTTCAATGTTGAAAAGGCTCTTGCTGAAGCAGTAGACGGCATCGACCTTCTAGTCGGCGGTCACTCTCATACGAAGCTTGAAAAGCCTGTCCTAGTTGATAAGGACGAACCTACAGTTATCGTACAAGCAAACGAATACCTGAACTACCTTGGAGTTGTTGATGTAACGTTCAACGCAGAAGGCGTAGTAACAGGATTCGAAGGCGAACTATTGGATACAAAGACTTTCGAAGAAGATGCAACAGCTGCAGCTCGTGTGAAAGAATTGGCTGCTCCAATTGAAGAATTAAAGAAAACAGTCATCGGTTCATCTGAGGTTGTTCTTGATGGCGAGCGTGCTAACGTCCGTACAAAAGAAACAAACCTTGGAAACCTGATTGCAGATGGAATGCTTGCAAAGGCAAATGAATTGGAGAAAGAGCCAGTCCACATTGCCATCCAGAACGGCGGCGGCATCCGAGCTTCAATCGACCAAGGTGATGTAACGCTTGGAGAAGTCCACACTGTGTTGCCATTCCAGAATCTGCTTGTCACTATGCAGTTGACAGGTGAAGAAATCTTACTGGCACTTGAACATAGTGTAGGTGATGTAGAAAATGCTGCTGGAAGATTCCTTCAGGTAGCAGGACTTCAGTTTAAATACGACCCTTCCAAGCCTGCTGGCGAGAGAGTCTGGGAAGTGAATGTCAAGACTGAAAACGGCTACCAGCCATTAGATTTAGAAGCAACTTACAGTGTAGCTACAAACGCTTTTACAGCTAACGGCGGAGACGGCTTCACAATGCTTAAGAATGCAAAGGATGAAGGTCGCATCCACGACTTGTTCGTAGTAGACTACGAGATTCTTTCTGAGTACATTACAGAACACAGCCCGGTAGCTCCAACAGTTGAGGGCAGAATCATCGCTGAAGAAATGCCAGTTGATGAAGTAATGGATGGCTGGTATGAAGATGAAGAAGGAAACTACTACTTCTACATTGACGGAGAAATGGTAACTGGCTGGGAAGAAATCGATGGTGACTGGTACTTCTTCAATGAAGACGGCATCATGCAGACTGGCTGGGAAAAAGTGAACGGCAAATGGTACTACCTGAATGAAGATGGTGCTATGGAATCCGGCTGGCTGCAGCTTGGAAATCGCTGGTATTTCCTTGATGAGGAAAACGGCGATGCTAAACTTGGCTGGTTCAAGGTCGGAAACAAGTGGTACTACTTCGACGAAGTGAAAGAAAGCGGCCAAATGAAAACTGGCTGGCTGAAGTGGAACAACAAATGGTACTTCCTATCTGCTGATGGAGATATGCAGACTGGCTGGGAAAAAGTCAATGGTAAGTGGTACTTCCTTGCTGCAAATGGCGATATGCAAACTGGCTGGAAGAAAATCAGCGGCAAGTGGTACTTCCTGAACCATAAAGATGGCTATATGCATACTGGCTGGTTCAAATGGAACAACAAGTGGTATTACCTTGATACAGTTAATGGTGACATGGAAACTGGCTGGGAGAAAGTAAACGGCAAGTGGTACTTCCTAGCTGACAGCGGCGTCATGATGACTGGCTGGGTAAAATCAGGCACAAAATGGTACTATCTGTACAAAGATGGAAGCATGGCTGTCAATACAGTGATCGACGGATACAAGATCGGTAAAGACGGAGCGTGGATTAAGTAA
- a CDS encoding toxic anion resistance protein — MAEKDFLKESNNIMDDLLANPFSDTPEMAMQPQVKEGAKPVKLIDVIPPENRERAYQLAAQIDPKNQQAMITYGSQAQGKLLTFSHAMLEHVQKKDVGEVGDIINDLMKRLNDMNPEELSPEKQSFFSRIFGKISGSVQEILSKYQKTSAQIDRISVKLDRSKNVLLSDIGMLEKLYETNKEYFNALNIYIAAGELKLEELHQKTIPELKRAAEESQDQMKFQEVNDMLQFADRLDKRLYDLKLSREITIQSAPQIRLIQNTNQALVEKIQSSIVTAIPLWKNQVAIALTLIRQRHAVEAQKQVSKTTNELLLKNAEMLKTNTIETAKENERGLVEIETLKKTQENLITTLEETMRIQQEGRSKRRQAEQDLAAMENELKLKLLEIKGD, encoded by the coding sequence ATGGCTGAAAAAGACTTTCTAAAAGAATCCAATAATATCATGGATGATCTACTTGCCAATCCGTTCAGTGATACACCCGAAATGGCTATGCAGCCACAGGTGAAAGAAGGGGCAAAACCTGTTAAGTTGATTGATGTAATCCCTCCGGAAAACAGGGAGAGGGCATATCAGCTTGCTGCCCAGATTGATCCGAAAAATCAGCAGGCGATGATTACGTATGGTTCCCAGGCTCAGGGAAAACTCCTGACGTTCTCGCATGCCATGCTGGAGCATGTCCAGAAAAAGGATGTTGGTGAGGTCGGTGACATCATCAATGATTTGATGAAACGCCTGAATGATATGAATCCAGAGGAACTGAGTCCGGAAAAACAATCTTTCTTTTCGCGCATTTTCGGAAAAATTTCTGGATCTGTTCAGGAAATCCTCTCAAAATACCAGAAGACAAGCGCGCAGATAGATCGAATCAGCGTAAAGCTTGATCGCAGCAAGAATGTACTTTTATCTGATATTGGCATGCTTGAAAAATTGTATGAAACGAACAAAGAGTATTTCAATGCGTTGAATATTTATATTGCAGCAGGTGAATTGAAGCTTGAGGAGCTGCACCAAAAAACGATCCCAGAGCTAAAAAGGGCTGCAGAAGAGTCGCAGGATCAGATGAAATTCCAGGAAGTAAATGATATGCTCCAATTTGCAGACCGTCTTGATAAAAGGCTGTACGATCTGAAACTAAGCAGGGAAATCACCATCCAGAGCGCTCCGCAGATCCGATTGATTCAAAACACGAACCAGGCTCTCGTCGAGAAAATACAATCCTCGATTGTAACGGCCATTCCTTTATGGAAAAATCAGGTCGCAATTGCTTTGACCTTGATCAGGCAGCGGCATGCTGTTGAAGCCCAAAAGCAAGTTTCGAAGACGACAAATGAATTATTGCTTAAAAATGCCGAGATGTTAAAAACGAATACGATTGAAACAGCAAAAGAAAATGAGCGGGGGCTGGTTGAAATCGAAACATTGAAGAAGACCCAGGAGAACCTGATCACAACACTTGAGGAAACTATGAGAATCCAACAGGAAGGACGTTCAAAACGAAGGCAGGCAGAACAGGACCTGGCAGCCATGGAGAACGAGTTGAAGCTCAAGCTTCTGGAGATAAAAGGAGATTAA
- a CDS encoding 5-bromo-4-chloroindolyl phosphate hydrolysis family protein — MNPFFSFIIRTAVSLPSSILIWLVSFFGFDQTFSMASIVAIVGGGIVYWLTGSVLKNRFLKKHGLSRKEYQYIKKNLDEAKLKINRLQKALFSIKHIRSLKDRIELLRMTKNIYKLTNKEPSRFYQAEKFYFSHLDSVLELTEKYAFLSSQSKTNRELEYSLRDSQETLEDLTKLVEKDLYVLLSNDIDHLNFEIDVAKNSIKKYKELPDESRRLK, encoded by the coding sequence ATGAACCCATTTTTCTCGTTTATAATCCGAACTGCCGTATCGTTGCCGTCTTCGATTTTAATTTGGCTGGTCAGCTTTTTTGGTTTCGACCAGACTTTTTCAATGGCCTCAATTGTTGCAATTGTGGGAGGAGGCATTGTTTATTGGCTGACTGGATCCGTTTTGAAGAATAGATTTCTTAAAAAGCACGGCCTTTCACGTAAGGAATACCAATATATTAAGAAAAACCTTGATGAAGCAAAGCTGAAAATCAACCGTTTGCAAAAAGCGCTTTTTTCCATTAAACATATCCGGTCCTTGAAAGACAGGATTGAACTTTTAAGGATGACAAAAAACATCTATAAATTGACGAATAAGGAACCGAGCAGGTTTTACCAGGCTGAAAAGTTCTACTTCTCACACCTTGATTCGGTTCTTGAACTGACTGAGAAGTACGCATTTCTTTCTTCTCAATCAAAGACAAATCGCGAACTAGAGTATTCTCTCAGGGACAGCCAGGAAACATTAGAGGATTTGACTAAGCTTGTGGAGAAGGATTTATATGTACTGCTGTCGAATGATATTGACCATCTAAACTTTGAAATCGACGTCGCGAAAAACTCGATCAAGAAGTATAAAGAGCTCCCAGATGAGAGCAGGAGGTTAAAATAA